Proteins from a single region of Butyrivibrio fibrisolvens:
- the recG gene encoding ATP-dependent DNA helicase RecG, protein MNEASLKETVESLKGIGDKTAKVFEKAGIVRIEDLLMYYPRNYDIFENVVNLSDLKSGNTVAVRCQIAGNIYVKHIRNMSIITFDIVDITDKAKVTYFNQPYLRSTLKQGHFYIFRGLVTRKGNLFCFNQPKIYQPEDYFSLQGTMQPVYPLVKGLTNNMVVKAMQQALESAVYMHDPLPEYLVKENDLMDYRDAIRSVHFPKDKNTFDKARRRLAYNEFLFFILRLRLLKLTEEESLSSHIMKKSELADEFLSKLPYDLTDAQKRVYKEIEADLTGTRVMNRLVQGDVGSGKTILAFLALLITVENGYQGAMMAPTEVLARQHYEDICKMAEEYGLPFKPVLMIGSLKASEKKQNKKGIEDGTYNVCIGTNALIQDSVNYKNLALVITDEQHRFGVRQREKFAGKGECTHVLAMSATPIPRTLAIILYGDLHVSVLDEKPSSRLPIKNCVVGPDYRPTAYKFIEKQVASGHQVYVICPMIEEGEMNDVENVTDYTEKLRKALSPSITVDMLSGRMKASEKDELMERFANKEIDVLVSTTVIEVGINVPNATVMMIENAEHFGLAQLHQLRGRVGRGKDQSYCIFLNTSESKDAAARLDILGKSNDGFKIAEEDLKQRGPGDMFGIRQSGDLFFSIGDIYADSDLIKKASIDADRILAGDQELSLPENKSLHDVLSDINSNLTL, encoded by the coding sequence ATGAACGAAGCTTCTTTAAAGGAAACGGTAGAATCCCTCAAGGGGATTGGAGATAAAACTGCAAAGGTATTTGAAAAAGCCGGTATTGTCCGTATTGAAGACCTGCTTATGTATTACCCGAGGAATTATGACATTTTTGAGAATGTTGTGAATCTGTCAGATCTTAAGAGTGGTAATACAGTTGCGGTGAGGTGTCAGATTGCGGGCAATATTTATGTCAAACATATCAGAAATATGTCAATTATTACTTTTGATATAGTTGATATTACTGACAAGGCTAAGGTTACTTACTTCAATCAGCCATATTTAAGGAGTACCTTAAAGCAGGGACATTTTTATATTTTCAGAGGTCTTGTTACAAGGAAGGGCAATCTTTTTTGCTTCAACCAGCCCAAGATATATCAGCCGGAAGATTATTTTTCTCTTCAGGGAACCATGCAGCCTGTATATCCGCTTGTAAAGGGGCTGACTAACAATATGGTGGTCAAGGCCATGCAGCAGGCACTGGAATCAGCGGTGTACATGCACGATCCGCTTCCTGAGTATCTGGTCAAAGAGAATGATCTCATGGATTATAGGGATGCCATAAGAAGTGTACACTTTCCCAAGGATAAAAATACTTTTGATAAAGCAAGAAGAAGGCTCGCTTATAACGAATTTCTCTTTTTCATCTTAAGACTTAGGCTGTTAAAGCTTACAGAAGAAGAGTCTCTTAGCAGTCACATCATGAAGAAATCAGAGCTTGCTGATGAATTTCTAAGTAAGCTCCCTTACGATCTTACTGATGCTCAGAAGAGGGTCTATAAGGAGATTGAAGCTGATCTGACCGGAACAAGGGTCATGAACCGTCTGGTTCAGGGTGATGTAGGTTCAGGTAAGACGATCCTTGCATTCCTGGCACTTCTCATAACAGTCGAGAACGGCTATCAGGGCGCTATGATGGCGCCGACAGAAGTTCTTGCAAGGCAGCATTATGAAGATATCTGCAAGATGGCAGAAGAATACGGCCTTCCTTTTAAGCCTGTGCTTATGATCGGTTCTCTTAAAGCCAGTGAAAAAAAGCAGAATAAAAAAGGCATAGAAGATGGAACCTACAATGTCTGCATCGGCACTAATGCACTTATTCAGGACTCAGTAAACTACAAGAATCTCGCCCTTGTCATAACTGACGAGCAGCACAGATTCGGCGTACGTCAGCGTGAGAAGTTTGCGGGAAAAGGCGAATGCACACACGTTCTTGCCATGAGTGCAACACCGATTCCAAGGACGCTCGCTATCATACTCTACGGCGATCTTCATGTATCAGTCCTTGATGAAAAGCCCTCTTCAAGGCTTCCAATAAAGAACTGCGTTGTCGGCCCCGATTACAGGCCCACAGCCTACAAATTTATAGAAAAACAGGTAGCATCCGGCCATCAGGTCTATGTTATCTGTCCAATGATCGAAGAAGGCGAGATGAACGACGTTGAGAACGTCACAGATTATACAGAAAAGCTCCGTAAAGCTCTTTCCCCATCCATAACCGTCGACATGCTCAGCGGCCGCATGAAGGCCTCTGAGAAGGACGAACTCATGGAACGTTTTGCAAATAAAGAGATAGATGTTCTGGTGTCTACAACGGTTATAGAGGTCGGTATCAACGTCCCTAACGCAACCGTCATGATGATCGAAAACGCAGAACATTTCGGCCTTGCCCAGCTCCATCAGCTAAGAGGCCGCGTAGGAAGAGGTAAAGACCAAAGCTACTGTATCTTCTTGAACACCTCCGAATCTAAAGATGCTGCAGCACGCCTTGATATATTGGGAAAATCAAACGACGGCTTCAAGATAGCCGAAGAAGACCTGAAACAGCGAGGACCCGGCGATATGTTCGGCATCCGTCAAAGCGGCGACTTATTCTTCAGCATAGGCGATATTTATGCGGATTCAGACCTTATAAAGAAAGCCTCCATTGATGCAGACCGCATCCTGGCTGGCGATCAGGAGCTGTCACTACCTGAAAACAAGTCGCTACATGATGTTCTTTCGGATATCAATTCAAACTTAACGTTGTAG
- a CDS encoding DAK2 domain-containing protein, with amino-acid sequence MSTSSIDSRMVARMFLAGAKNLEAKKEWINQLNVFPVPDGDTGTNMTMTIMAAAKEVQECDQSDMTAVCKAISSGSLRGARGNSGVILSQLLRGLTKGLIEHQEIDVQILADAFDKAVETAYKAVMKPKEGTILTVAKGAGDKAREVASAGETDIEKFADEVIKYADEVLDKTPEMLPVLKQAGVVDSGGEGLVQVLKGAMSALLGEEIDLTPVSAEEAPAAPKKMVSKEAPTEIKFGYCTEFVILLKRELNSKQEADFRKFLGDIGDSIVMVADDEICKIHVHTNDPGLAIQKALLLGQLSNMKVDNMRMEHREKLFHMNENGTVDEIDQEISGMAERTIPQTAEFEYPDGEIKVSGKHIDAVLNDAAKWDDDKGEAFGSMEGAKAEEPAAEPAEYGFVAVCAGDGLAELFRGLGVDEVISGGQTMNPSTDDILTAIEHVNAKTVFVLPNNKNIIMAANQARDLSEDKEVIVIPTKTVPQGVTAVINFIPDMSAEENQETMVEAIGGVHTGEVTYAVRDTVIDDKQIHEGDYMGIGDEGIISVGQKMEDVTFEMLKGLMSEELELISIYYGADVDEETAEKLRKRVANEYPNCDIELQPGGQPVYYYIVSAE; translated from the coding sequence TTGAGTACAAGTAGTATTGATTCAAGAATGGTCGCAAGAATGTTTCTTGCAGGCGCAAAGAACCTTGAAGCTAAAAAAGAATGGATCAACCAGTTGAACGTTTTCCCTGTACCGGACGGTGATACAGGAACAAATATGACTATGACTATCATGGCTGCAGCTAAGGAAGTTCAGGAATGTGACCAAAGCGACATGACTGCAGTATGTAAGGCTATCTCATCAGGATCTCTTCGCGGAGCCAGAGGTAATTCAGGCGTTATCCTGTCACAGCTTTTAAGAGGACTTACAAAGGGACTTATAGAGCACCAGGAAATTGATGTTCAGATTCTTGCCGATGCTTTTGATAAGGCTGTAGAGACAGCATATAAGGCTGTAATGAAGCCTAAGGAAGGTACAATCCTCACTGTAGCTAAAGGCGCAGGCGATAAGGCCAGAGAAGTTGCAAGCGCAGGTGAGACAGATATCGAGAAGTTTGCAGACGAAGTTATAAAGTATGCAGATGAAGTTCTTGATAAGACTCCTGAGATGCTTCCTGTTCTTAAACAGGCAGGCGTTGTAGATTCAGGTGGAGAAGGTCTTGTGCAGGTACTTAAAGGTGCTATGAGCGCACTTCTTGGAGAAGAGATCGATCTTACTCCTGTATCCGCAGAAGAAGCTCCTGCAGCTCCTAAGAAGATGGTTTCTAAGGAAGCACCTACAGAGATCAAATTTGGATATTGTACAGAGTTCGTTATCCTTTTAAAGAGAGAGCTTAATTCTAAACAGGAAGCTGATTTCAGAAAGTTCCTTGGAGATATCGGTGACAGTATCGTAATGGTTGCAGATGACGAGATCTGCAAGATTCACGTACACACCAATGATCCTGGTCTTGCTATTCAGAAAGCACTTCTTCTTGGTCAGCTTTCAAACATGAAGGTTGATAACATGCGTATGGAGCATCGTGAGAAGCTCTTCCACATGAATGAGAACGGAACTGTAGATGAGATCGATCAGGAGATCTCAGGAATGGCTGAGCGTACAATTCCTCAGACTGCTGAGTTTGAATATCCTGATGGAGAGATCAAGGTTTCAGGAAAGCACATTGATGCAGTACTTAACGATGCTGCTAAGTGGGACGATGATAAGGGCGAAGCTTTCGGTTCTATGGAAGGTGCTAAAGCCGAAGAACCGGCTGCAGAGCCTGCAGAATATGGATTTGTTGCTGTATGTGCCGGTGACGGACTTGCAGAACTTTTCAGAGGTCTTGGCGTTGATGAAGTAATCAGCGGCGGACAGACCATGAATCCAAGTACAGACGATATTCTTACTGCGATCGAGCACGTTAATGCCAAGACAGTATTTGTTCTTCCTAACAACAAGAACATCATCATGGCAGCTAACCAGGCAAGAGACCTTTCAGAGGATAAGGAAGTAATCGTTATTCCTACTAAGACAGTTCCTCAGGGTGTAACTGCAGTGATCAACTTCATACCTGATATGTCTGCTGAAGAGAATCAGGAGACAATGGTAGAAGCAATCGGCGGCGTTCACACAGGTGAAGTCACATATGCCGTTCGTGATACAGTGATCGATGACAAGCAGATCCATGAAGGCGACTACATGGGAATTGGCGATGAAGGAATAATCTCTGTTGGTCAGAAGATGGAAGATGTAACCTTTGAAATGCTTAAAGGCCTTATGTCCGAGGAACTCGAGCTCATTAGTATCTACTATGGTGCTGATGTTGATGAAGAGACAGCTGAAAAGCTCAGAAAGCGCGTAGCTAACGAATATCCTAACTGTGATATCGAGCTTCAGCCTGGCGGACAGCCAGTTTATTATTACATCGTATCTGCAGAATAA
- a CDS encoding Asp23/Gls24 family envelope stress response protein produces MKASSLNTHMGNISIDNEVIAQYAGTVAMECFGIVGMANVSIRDGLVSLLRSDNMTKGINVELNQNKKLVLNFHVIIAYGVSISAVADNLIDSVKYKVEEFTGLEIEKINIYVEGVRVID; encoded by the coding sequence ATGAAGGCTTCATCATTGAACACACATATGGGCAATATTTCCATAGACAACGAGGTTATAGCTCAATATGCCGGAACTGTTGCAATGGAATGCTTCGGAATTGTTGGCATGGCTAACGTTAGTATAAGAGACGGACTGGTAAGTCTGCTTCGTTCTGATAACATGACTAAAGGTATCAACGTAGAGCTTAACCAGAACAAGAAGCTTGTACTTAATTTCCACGTTATTATTGCTTACGGTGTAAGTATTTCTGCTGTGGCAGACAACCTTATCGACTCTGTAAAGTATAAGGTTGAAGAATTTACAGGACTTGAAATAGAGAAGATCAATATTTATGTCGAAGGTGTTCGAGTTATCGACTGA
- the rpmB gene encoding 50S ribosomal protein L28, whose translation MAKCEVCGKGVHFGNNVSHSHRRSNRIWNANVQRVAVKINGSTRRMNVCTSCLRSNAVERA comes from the coding sequence ATGGCAAAGTGTGAAGTATGTGGCAAGGGCGTTCATTTCGGTAACAACGTGAGCCATTCCCATAGAAGATCAAACAGAATATGGAATGCAAATGTTCAGCGCGTTGCAGTTAAGATCAATGGATCTACACGCAGAATGAATGTATGCACCAGCTGCCTCAGATCAAATGCTGTAGAGAGAGCTTAA
- a CDS encoding GerW family sporulation protein: MENKHFDGIVDSLMEGMEQMLSAKTVVGEPTKVGDTIIIPLVDVSMGVGAGSKDEEKKKRGAGGFGAKMSPTAVLVIRNGQTKLVNIKNQDAVTKILDLVPDVINKFQGAGKNDMPSDEDVVDAAFGDDAQ, from the coding sequence ATGGAGAATAAGCATTTTGACGGAATAGTTGATTCCCTTATGGAAGGCATGGAACAGATGCTTTCTGCAAAAACTGTTGTAGGTGAGCCAACAAAGGTTGGAGATACGATCATTATTCCTTTGGTTGATGTATCAATGGGAGTTGGTGCAGGATCCAAGGATGAAGAGAAGAAGAAAAGAGGAGCAGGCGGATTTGGAGCTAAGATGTCTCCAACAGCTGTTCTTGTTATAAGGAACGGACAGACCAAGCTTGTTAATATCAAGAATCAGGATGCAGTTACAAAGATACTGGATCTTGTGCCCGATGTTATAAATAAGTTCCAGGGCGCCGGCAAGAATGACATGCCTAGCGATGAGGATGTCGTTGATGCTGCATTTGGAGACGACGCTCAGTAA
- a CDS encoding DUF2953 domain-containing protein → MLGVFLGILKIIGITILVILLIIIALLLIVLFVPIRYKAHAVIDHCNLDDENLDFKEKVSAEAGFTWLLHLVRGGIGYPENKEFWVKVLFFKILPKSEDSKKKKEEKQHKKDRKNSKKKLEQALENAGDAQEIGPEDRKDVENGSASNEADSANGGTLVSGNSSEDGSTTDDNASNSVNSEGEGRTDGKDYSEGEGRTEGKDYSEGKDRSEGKDHSESEGNPESTGDYDKTSNLEGSSNQESLSNDSDKGKKSGRKKSSRLDDLDDDGVDIFTVFDFFEKLSDLFWGTLDFLEKPEMAVEKAFYTISRACDKIDLIQDTLESPTFERAYRCAKKDLFLILRHVKPKKLSADILLGLGDPATTAQVLAAVNIADAFLSYDIDLEPDFENKVVEADVDIKGKIALWRVLLSAARVYFNKDIRKVWKRINRIISK, encoded by the coding sequence ATGCTGGGGGTATTTCTTGGCATTTTAAAAATCATAGGGATTACGATTTTAGTGATCCTTTTGATCATAATCGCGCTTCTTCTTATAGTACTTTTTGTTCCTATAAGGTATAAAGCGCATGCTGTTATAGATCACTGCAATCTGGATGATGAGAATCTTGATTTCAAAGAAAAAGTCAGCGCAGAAGCAGGCTTTACATGGCTACTTCACCTTGTAAGAGGCGGTATCGGCTACCCTGAGAATAAAGAATTCTGGGTTAAAGTTCTTTTCTTTAAGATTCTTCCAAAGTCAGAAGATTCTAAAAAGAAAAAAGAAGAAAAGCAGCATAAAAAAGACCGTAAAAACAGCAAGAAAAAACTGGAACAGGCTCTGGAAAATGCTGGTGATGCGCAGGAAATCGGGCCTGAAGACAGGAAAGATGTCGAAAACGGTTCTGCATCTAACGAGGCGGATTCTGCTAACGGAGGCACTTTAGTTAGTGGAAATTCATCAGAAGATGGCAGTACAACTGATGATAATGCTTCAAATAGTGTAAATTCTGAAGGCGAAGGTCGTACTGATGGAAAAGATTATTCTGAAGGCGAAGGTCGTACTGAGGGAAAAGATTATTCTGAAGGCAAAGACCGTTCTGAAGGAAAAGATCATTCTGAATCAGAAGGTAATCCTGAAAGTACTGGAGATTATGATAAAACCAGCAATCTGGAAGGTTCTTCAAACCAGGAATCGCTATCTAATGACTCTGATAAAGGTAAAAAATCTGGCAGAAAAAAATCATCAAGGCTAGACGACTTAGATGATGACGGAGTTGATATTTTTACCGTATTTGACTTTTTTGAAAAGCTTTCAGACCTTTTCTGGGGAACTCTGGACTTCCTTGAAAAGCCTGAAATGGCCGTAGAAAAAGCTTTCTATACAATATCAAGGGCGTGTGATAAAATAGATTTGATTCAGGATACGCTTGAAAGTCCTACATTTGAAAGGGCTTACAGGTGTGCTAAAAAAGACCTTTTTCTTATTTTAAGACATGTCAAGCCAAAGAAACTTAGTGCCGATATATTATTAGGACTGGGAGACCCTGCGACAACTGCTCAGGTACTTGCAGCTGTTAATATAGCAGATGCATTTTTGAGCTATGATATTGACCTTGAGCCTGATTTTGAGAACAAAGTCGTAGAAGCTGACGTGGATATAAAAGGTAAAATTGCTCTTTGGAGAGTGCTTTTATCAGCTGCCAGAGTGTATTTTAACAAAGATATACGTAAAGTTTGGAAAAGAATCAATCGTATTATCAGCAAATAA
- a CDS encoding penicillin-binding protein 2: MKNNKAIAFIAVFFTGLVVAMLVYIGWYSYAHRVDFVMNDYNKRASALQAENTRGSIISSDEVTLAYTQTDEAGNETRVYPYNDQFAHVVGYADMGAMGIEKSMKYYLINCNSSLSTKASYDDKGLKFPGDNVYTTINASLQILAYYSLGDYNGAVIISDPKTGAILAMVSKPDFDPNTIKADWNVLSNDKDTAALVNRCTQGLYPPGSTFKIVTSLEYIRENPSTYQNYTFSCKGTLTVNGSTIKCYHNQVHGALDFYSSFAKSCNSSYANIGLSLDQDKFAGTLKGLLFNQALPVDFPYSQSIATASTSLSDQDKMQLSIGQGATSVSPLHMNMITMAIANDGVLMKPYLVSSVKTADGKTVEEFSPETYGQLMTADEAAILTDMMQQVVVSGTAKGLKDSTYNAVGKTGSAEYSTFSTDSHAWFTGFAPKDDPQICVTIIMEKAGSGGHMAVPVAKRIFDEYFKVNSVQ, encoded by the coding sequence TTGAAAAATAACAAAGCGATAGCGTTTATAGCTGTATTCTTTACAGGGCTGGTTGTTGCGATGCTTGTATATATAGGCTGGTACAGCTATGCTCACAGAGTTGATTTTGTAATGAATGATTATAACAAGCGTGCATCAGCGCTTCAGGCAGAAAATACCAGAGGCTCTATCATTTCTTCTGATGAAGTTACACTTGCATATACACAGACAGACGAAGCTGGTAATGAAACCAGAGTTTATCCATACAACGACCAGTTTGCACATGTTGTTGGATATGCAGATATGGGTGCAATGGGAATTGAGAAGTCGATGAAGTATTACCTTATTAACTGTAATTCTTCATTGTCTACCAAGGCATCCTACGACGATAAAGGGCTTAAATTCCCCGGAGACAACGTTTATACTACGATCAATGCAAGTCTTCAGATCCTTGCTTATTATTCGCTTGGAGATTATAACGGAGCGGTTATCATATCTGATCCTAAGACAGGAGCTATCCTTGCAATGGTTTCAAAGCCTGACTTTGATCCTAATACCATCAAGGCGGACTGGAATGTTCTTTCTAATGACAAGGATACAGCAGCTCTTGTAAACAGATGTACTCAGGGCCTTTATCCGCCTGGATCAACCTTTAAGATCGTTACATCTCTTGAATACATAAGAGAAAATCCATCTACTTATCAGAATTACACGTTTTCCTGTAAGGGAACTTTGACTGTAAACGGCTCTACTATCAAGTGTTATCACAATCAGGTACACGGAGCACTTGATTTTTACTCATCTTTTGCGAAGTCCTGTAATTCATCCTATGCAAATATAGGACTTTCACTTGATCAGGATAAGTTTGCAGGTACTCTTAAGGGACTTTTATTTAATCAGGCACTGCCTGTAGACTTCCCTTATTCACAGAGCATTGCTACAGCAAGCACATCACTTTCTGATCAGGACAAGATGCAGCTGTCTATCGGTCAGGGAGCTACATCAGTTTCACCTCTTCATATGAACATGATCACAATGGCAATAGCTAACGACGGCGTACTGATGAAGCCTTATCTTGTATCTTCTGTAAAAACAGCTGATGGCAAGACGGTAGAAGAGTTCAGCCCCGAAACATATGGTCAGCTCATGACAGCAGATGAAGCGGCAATACTTACGGATATGATGCAACAGGTGGTAGTATCAGGTACAGCTAAAGGCCTTAAAGATTCAACCTATAATGCTGTTGGTAAAACAGGTTCAGCAGAGTATTCAACATTTTCTACGGATTCACATGCCTGGTTCACCGGTTTTGCACCTAAGGACGATCCGCAGATTTGTGTTACAATAATTATGGAAAAAGCAGGAAGCGGCGGACATATGGCTGTTCCTGTTGCAAAACGTATTTTTGATGAATACTTTAAAGTAAATTCAGTGCAGTAA
- a CDS encoding FtsW/RodA/SpoVE family cell cycle protein, with protein sequence MKLYIVEISKYVIAILSVAYALCGFISLKFKSEKKRIPLYAFQYIMLVVILFLSFVTIVLRTGSLNYIFYGIGIALILSCLLLLFSAFFPDGNRLIINNAAFLMMTSVIMLMRIDSGKAVRQMIIAGVSIIAMFVICEIVYKFPILTNLAWFYAILGAVFLGVVLLCGSLTNGSYISFTVFGVTFQPSEFVKLIFIFFLACVLCKAATIKEAGITFGVAMLYILILMMSRDLGASAILFIIFLAVVFVASRNPVYLLGGIGIGMVGAIVGFTLFRHVRVRVQAWLDPWSTIESTGYQLTQSLFGISSGGWFGLGLFKGNPQTIPYVEDDFIFSAIAEEFGIIYSISMILIIVSMFLMILLEATRLRDKWSKLVDCGIAVWLIFQTFLTVGGGSKFIPLTGVTLPLVSYGGTSLMVTMLSIGVYEATCLIRVDEHYEAIERYRQAQSMGNYGMRE encoded by the coding sequence ATGAAGTTATATATTGTGGAGATTTCTAAGTATGTTATCGCCATACTTAGTGTTGCTTATGCATTGTGCGGCTTTATTTCACTTAAGTTTAAAAGTGAAAAGAAAAGAATTCCGCTTTATGCTTTTCAGTACATAATGCTAGTTGTGATACTGTTTCTAAGTTTTGTGACCATCGTTTTAAGGACAGGAAGCTTAAACTATATTTTCTATGGAATTGGTATAGCTTTGATCCTGTCGTGTCTACTTCTTTTATTCAGCGCATTTTTTCCTGATGGTAACAGACTTATTATCAATAATGCAGCATTTCTGATGATGACATCGGTTATAATGCTGATGCGAATCGATTCAGGTAAGGCTGTAAGGCAGATGATCATTGCCGGAGTATCGATCATCGCCATGTTTGTTATCTGCGAGATAGTGTACAAATTCCCGATTCTGACTAATCTTGCATGGTTTTACGCAATACTTGGCGCTGTATTTCTTGGAGTTGTTCTTTTATGCGGATCTCTTACTAATGGTTCTTATATATCGTTTACCGTCTTCGGTGTAACTTTCCAGCCATCAGAATTTGTAAAGCTTATCTTTATCTTCTTTTTAGCGTGCGTCCTGTGTAAGGCAGCGACCATCAAAGAAGCAGGGATTACATTTGGCGTAGCTATGCTTTATATTCTGATACTCATGATGAGTAGGGATCTTGGTGCATCTGCCATTCTTTTTATCATCTTTCTTGCAGTTGTATTCGTGGCTTCAAGAAATCCTGTATACCTTCTTGGAGGTATAGGAATCGGTATGGTCGGCGCCATAGTTGGATTTACTTTGTTCCGTCATGTAAGAGTACGTGTACAGGCTTGGCTTGATCCCTGGTCTACCATTGAATCTACAGGATATCAGCTTACCCAGTCTTTATTTGGCATAAGCTCAGGCGGCTGGTTTGGCCTTGGACTTTTTAAAGGTAATCCGCAGACCATTCCTTACGTTGAAGATGACTTTATTTTCTCAGCAATAGCAGAAGAGTTTGGTATTATCTACAGTATCTCAATGATCCTTATCATTGTTTCAATGTTTTTGATGATACTTTTAGAAGCAACAAGACTTCGTGATAAATGGTCCAAGCTTGTTGACTGCGGAATTGCTGTCTGGCTCATATTCCAGACATTCCTTACAGTTGGAGGCGGTTCCAAATTCATACCGCTTACAGGTGTAACCCTTCCGCTTGTAAGTTATGGCGGAACATCACTTATGGTCACCATGCTTTCCATAGGAGTATATGAAGCGACCTGTCTCATAAGAGTTGACGAACATTATGAGGCAATTGAAAGATACAGACAGGCACAGTCAATGGGGAATTATGGCATGAGAGAGTAA